In Aureibaculum algae, the following are encoded in one genomic region:
- a CDS encoding basic secretory protein-like protein: MINIQFVNITLKINKVKLFFLLILTFACVTLQGCAEKDSKSSQQAPEITVINEDANLPPTIIEEFQNIIYKVYPQLVEDFNNNARMNITIKIDTTYNGVAYASNGRVTVSSQWLDAKPNDLDLMTHEIMHIIQAYPNNSGPGWLIEGIADYVRHKYGVSNAKAGWSLTEFSDTQSYENSYRITARFLVWLSENYDEKIVNKLDDELRSGDYSSDLWKEYTGFNIDQLWDLYSKNPEIKS; this comes from the coding sequence ATGATAAATATTCAATTTGTTAACATAACACTTAAAATCAATAAAGTAAAACTATTCTTCTTGTTAATTTTAACCTTTGCATGTGTAACCCTTCAAGGTTGTGCAGAGAAAGACTCTAAGTCAAGTCAGCAAGCCCCTGAAATTACTGTTATAAATGAAGATGCTAACCTACCACCAACTATAATAGAAGAGTTTCAAAATATTATTTACAAAGTATACCCTCAATTAGTAGAAGATTTTAATAATAATGCCAGGATGAATATTACTATTAAAATAGATACCACTTATAATGGGGTTGCCTATGCGAGTAATGGAAGAGTAACTGTAAGTTCTCAATGGCTTGATGCAAAACCAAATGATCTAGATTTAATGACCCATGAAATTATGCACATTATTCAAGCTTATCCAAACAATTCAGGGCCAGGATGGCTAATTGAAGGTATAGCAGATTATGTACGACATAAATATGGTGTTAGTAATGCAAAAGCCGGTTGGTCTTTAACTGAATTTTCCGATACTCAGAGTTATGAGAATAGCTATCGAATTACAGCGAGATTCTTAGTTTGGTTAAGTGAAAATTATGATGAAAAAATAGTGAATAAACTAGATGATGAATTACGATCTGGTGATTACTCTTCTGATTTGTGGAAAGAATACACTGGTTTTAATATTGATCAATTATGGGATTTATACAGCAAAAATCCTGAGATAAAATCCTGA